A single region of the Lycium barbarum isolate Lr01 chromosome 2, ASM1917538v2, whole genome shotgun sequence genome encodes:
- the LOC132621958 gene encoding importin subunit alpha-1a-like — protein sequence MVNASRRRRCFRPAIVATRRRQLSNYCKTPVITNDGVCKQLFKLLEHPLPSVVSPALHTLGNIVLRNDIQSQQTMEPFVDTSRPLKS from the exons ATGGTCAACGCCTCCAGACGCCGCCGCTGTTTCCGACCAGCAATCGTCGCCACCAGACGCCGCCAGCTcag TAATTACTGCAAAACGCCAGTCATCACTAACGATGGTGTTTGTAAACAGCTGTTTAAACTCCTCGA GCATCCGCTTCCTTCAGTAGTCAGCCCTGCCCTCCATACACTTGgaaatattgttttaagaaatgaCATCCAGTCTCAG CAAACAATGGAGCCTTTCGTCGATACCAGTCGACCCTTGAAGTCGTAG
- the LOC132627102 gene encoding protein DETOXIFICATION 54, with the protein MAEKDPDFFSHKFPTPSQVVEELKELWGMALPITTMNCLVYVRAVVSVLFLGRLGSLELAGGALSIGFTNITGYSVLVGLASGLEPVCSQAYGSKNWDLLSLSLQRMICILLLAIIPISVLWVNLESIMLFMCQDKEITAMAATYCIYSLPDLATNTLLQPLRVYLRSQGVTKPQMWCTFVAVLFHVPLNYFLVVVMGLGVPGVAIASVLTNLHMMVLMMGYVYVYGRWEWRWTAGIGGICGGLGPLLKLAVPSCIGICLEWWWYEIVTVLAGYLPNPRLAVAATGIMIQTTSLMYTVPMALAGCVSARVGNELGAGRPYKAKLAAVVALACAFVIGFINVIWTVIFRNKWGGLFTKDEMLQALVASVLPIIGLCELGNCPQTTGCGILRGTARPVIGARINLGSFYFVGTPVAVGLAFWLKVGFSGLWYGLLSAQAACAISILYAVHCCTDWEGEALKAKRLTNLEMTGHRDDTSDDDEESVLMG; encoded by the exons ATGGCTGAGAAAGACCCTGATTTTTTCTCCCACAAATTCCCTACTCCTTCACAG GTGGTGGAGGAATTGAAGGAGCTGTGGGGAATGGCTTTACCAATAACAACAATGAACTGCTTAGTCTATGTTAGAGCAGTTGTATCTGTTCTATTTTTAGGCAGGCTTGGAAGTTTAGAACTTGCTGGTGGAGCACTATCCATTGGGTTTACAAACATAACTGGTTACTCTGTTCTTGTTGGTCTTGCTTCAGGTCTTGAACCTGTTTGTAGCCAAGCTTATGGTAGCAAAAACTGGGACTTGCTCTCACTATCTCTACAACGTATGATTTGCATACTTTTGTTGGCCATTATTCCTATAAGTGTTCTATGGGTCAACCTTGAGTCAATCATGCTTTTCATGTGTCAAGACAAAGAAATAACAGCAATGGCTGCAACTTACTGTATTTATTCACTACCTGATCTTGCAACAAACACTTTGTTACAGCCATTAAGGGTTTATTTAAGGTCACAAGGGGTGACTAAGCCTCAGATGTGGTGTACTTTTGTGGCAGTGCTATTTCATGTGcctttgaattattttttggtggtggtgatggGGTTAGGGGTACCAGGAGTTGCTATTGCTTCAGTACTGACTAATCTGCATATGATGGTGTTGATGATGGGGTATGTGTATGTTTATGGGAGGTGGGAGTGGAGATGGACTGCCGGGATTGGAGGGATTTGTGGTGGGTTGGGCCCACTGTTGAAGTTGGCAGTTCCTAGTTGTATAGGGATTTGTTTGGAGTGGTGGTGGTATGAGATTGTGACTGTTCTGGCTGGATATTTGCCTAATCCAAGGCTTGCTGTTGCTGCCACTGGGATTATGATACAGACGACTAGCCTTATGTACACTGTTCCTATGGCCTTGGCTGGCTGTGTATCTGCCAGG GTCGGGAACGAGTTAGGAGCTGGGAGACCATACAAAGCCAAGTTAGCTGCAGTAGTTGCATTAGCTTGTGCATTTGTGATTGGATTTATCAATGTTATATGGACAGTGATCTTCAGGAACAAATGGGGAGGCTTATTTACAAAAGACGAGATGCTTCAAGCACTTGTTGCATCAGTTTTACCAATAATAGGTTTATGTGAGCTCGGAAACTGTCCACAGACAACCGGTTGTGGGATACTCCGAGGAACGGCTAGACCAGTTATAGGCGCCCGGATCAACCTTGGCTCGTTTTACTTCGTGGGGACTCCGGTGGCGGTAGGGTTGGCATTCTGGCTAAAAGTTGGGTTCAGTGGTCTATGGTACGGTCTCTTATCGGCTCAAGCAGCGTGTGCTATCTCAATTCTTTATGCTGTGCATTGTTGCACAGATTGGGAAGGTGAGGCATTGAAAGCAAAGAGGCTGACCAACTTGGAGATGACGGGACATAGAGATGACActagtgatgatgatgaagaaaGTGTCCTTATGGGTTAA